Below is a window of Sporosarcina ureae DNA.
AGAGTTGGAAGACGAGTTACAAAAAGCTACATCCGTTGTGTAAATACGATAGTATAAATGTATATCCATAGATGGAGGTTCCTTTATATGTCCTTTCATAACCAAAAAGTATTGCCAGCAGCACGTACACTAAAACAATTTGAAAAACTACTGGAGAGTCCGTTCGAGTATATCGTTTTACTTGAAGTGCATATAAGTAATTTAAAAACTGTTAAGCAAGAAGCGGAAAAACGTTGTAAGAAACTCATAATTCACGCGGACTTGATACAAGGTCTCAAAACAGATAATTATGCAGCTGATTTTTTATGTAATGATATTCGACCTGCAGGCATTATATCTACACGATCGAATATGATCATGAAAGCAAAATCCAAAAACATTCTTGCGATCCAGCGTATGTTTTTACTCGATACTATTGCGTTGGAGAAAAGCTACTCTCTTATTGATCAAACAGCTCCCGATTTCATCGAGATGCTTCCAGGTGTCATCCCTGAACTTATCGAAGAAGTCTATGAGCGCACAGGTATACCAATCATTAATGGTGGACTTATTCGTACGAAACAACATATTGAGGATGCACTCGCAGCAGGAGCCGTAGCGGTAACTACATCAGATAATCAATTATGGGAGTCCTTTACGTGATAAGAGAACTTTCTGTGTTTTTGTTGACAGATGATACCAACCACTCTATACTTGGAAACAAGTTAATATAAGTGGTTGAGTTTAGGAGTCCACAATTAAGTTCTTGCGTAGAGCAAGGGGTTAATTGTGGACTTTTTTGCGTCGTAAACGCTCAACTACCAAACTAACACTAGGTAGGAGGAGATGTAGATGACAGCTTTTACAGGCGAATTGATCGGCACTATGATTTTAATTTTATTTGGTGGTGGCGTAGTAGGTGGCGTAGCGTTGAACAAGTCTAAAGCAATGAGTGGAGGATGGATTGTTGTCACTGTCGGTTGGGGACTTGCGGTTACACTTGGCGTATACGCAGTAGGTCAAGCAAGCGGTGCACATTTAAATCCAGCAGTCACGATTGGTTTTGCGACTATTGGAAACTTCCCTTGGGCGGACGTTCCCATGTATCTGTTGGCACAAATGATTGGGGCCATCCTTGGAGCGGTATTGGTCTACTTCCACTACTTACCCCATTGGAAAGAAACAGAGGATCCGACGGCAAAACGGGATGTATTCGCTACTACACCTGCCATTTACAATCCCCTATCAAATGTCACGAGCGAAATAATCGGGACATTCATTTTAGTACTTGGCTTATTATCAATTGGCGCCAATGAGTTTACTGAAGGACTTAATCCGTTAATTGTTGGGGCTTTAATCATCGCCATTGGTTTATCACTTGGTGGCACAACTGGCTATGCGATTAATCCTGCACGCGATCTCGGCCCAAGAATTGCACATGCTTTTCTTCCCATTGCAGGCAAAGGACCATCAGGATGGAAGTATGCATGGATTCCAGTAGTGGGTCCGATTATCGGCGGTACATTCGGAGCATTATTCTACAAGCAGTTTTTCGTAGGAGAAAACAGTGTTACGTTTTGGCTAATTGGAGCAATTATCCTGGCGATTCTTCTTGCTGCCCAGTTCTCCATACGCAAAGTAACTGTACAATCAGCAATACAAACACAGTCAACAAAAGCAACGATTGACTAATTCACTCACCTATACTGGAGGAATATATTATGACAAAAAAATATATTATGGCACTTGATCAAGGCACAACTAGCTCAAGGGCAATTTTATTTGATAAAAAAGGTAGAA
It encodes the following:
- a CDS encoding MIP/aquaporin family protein, with the translated sequence MTAFTGELIGTMILILFGGGVVGGVALNKSKAMSGGWIVVTVGWGLAVTLGVYAVGQASGAHLNPAVTIGFATIGNFPWADVPMYLLAQMIGAILGAVLVYFHYLPHWKETEDPTAKRDVFATTPAIYNPLSNVTSEIIGTFILVLGLLSIGANEFTEGLNPLIVGALIIAIGLSLGGTTGYAINPARDLGPRIAHAFLPIAGKGPSGWKYAWIPVVGPIIGGTFGALFYKQFFVGENSVTFWLIGAIILAILLAAQFSIRKVTVQSAIQTQSTKATID
- a CDS encoding glycerol-3-phosphate responsive antiterminator codes for the protein MSFHNQKVLPAARTLKQFEKLLESPFEYIVLLEVHISNLKTVKQEAEKRCKKLIIHADLIQGLKTDNYAADFLCNDIRPAGIISTRSNMIMKAKSKNILAIQRMFLLDTIALEKSYSLIDQTAPDFIEMLPGVIPELIEEVYERTGIPIINGGLIRTKQHIEDALAAGAVAVTTSDNQLWESFT